In the genome of Lysobacter sp. BMK333-48F3, the window CTGCGGGTGCGCCTGCAGCAGGAATCCGAACCCGTGCTCGGCGCGTGCAATGCCGATGCGGCCACGCGTTTTTCGCTGTGGGTGGACGGGCGCAAGCTGATCAGCCGGCACAGCGTGCGCGAACGCTGCGAAACCGCAGCGGCGCCGTGGAGCTATCGGCTCGAAGGCGAGCTCGTCCACGATTGCAGCAAGCCGGAGGCCTGCACCGCCTGGTCCGGCCCCGACCACAAGATTGGCTCGCTGCCGATCGACACCGCCGAGTACCCGCCCGACGCGCCGGGCCCGGCGCCCGGCAGCCTGGAACGGCTGCTCGACCGCGGCCCGGTCTGCGCCGAAGCCGAACGCGAGTTGGCCGCCTCGTGGTCGGCGTTGGACGCCTACGGCCGGCGGACCGTGCCGGGGCCGATCCGGCGGCTCAACGCCGGCGGCCCGCAGGCCGGCGCGGCCCTGCCCGACGGGCTCGAATTCGCCTACGGCGGCGCGCGCGTGGACGAGTTCGATTTCGACAACGACGGCCGCATCGACCGGGTCTATTCCGGCGACAGCGACGGCCAGGGCGGCTGGTACTACGCGCCGCTGCTGGTGCTGGCCGGCGCCTCCGCCGACGGCTACGTCGCGCGCGACGGTGCGGACGCGGTCCGCGCCCTGCCCTGTCAATGGGATGCCGCGCAGCCGACGCTGTCGCAGTGCGACGATCTGCGCAACCCGGCCTGGAACGATCATCGGCCCTCGACCCAGTCGGTGCCGGCGCCGTTGCCCGGCATCGCCGGCGGCGACGAATTCTTCCGCACCCGCTACACCACCGCGCTGCCGTTCCGGTTCGGCGATGCGACCTATGTCGCGCTGGCGAGCGCAGGCACGCCGTCGCGCGATTACGTCGGCATCTATCGCCCGCGGCCCGGCGGCGGGCGCGAAGCGATGTGCCTGATCCGGCGCGTGCCGGCCAACCTGTGAGGCGCCGCGCGCGGGCCCTGGCCGTGGATGACCGGTCCGCGCGCTTACCTTCGTCACTGGGCAAGCACCGGGTACCGGCGCAGAATCGCCCGCACATGCCCGCCGCCCCCGTTCCGCTGTCGATCCGCGCCTACCAGCTCAGCGACTGGCCGCGCCTGTGCCAGATCCACGACCGCGCGCGCCTGGACGAACTGCAGCGCAGCGCCGGCGTCGCCGCGTTCCGCAGCCTGGCGCGCACCGCGCACAGCGAGGGCCTGTTCGACGGCCGCCTCGACGTGGCCGAGGTCGACGGCGTGGTGCGCGGCTTCGTCGCCTTCCAGCCCAAGTCGCTCAACTGGCTGTACGTGGACCCCGACAGCTACCGCCAGGGCGTCGGCCGCGCGCTGCTGCGCCACGCCATCGCCTGCTCCGGCCCGGTGATCTCGACCCAGGCGCTGGAAGGCAACGAACCGGCGATCGCGTTATACCGCTCGGAAGGCTTCGTCGAACTCGAACGGCGGCCGGGGCGGTTGGCGGGCAGCGACGAGTTTCCGGCGGTGGGGGTGATCTTGGAGCGGCGGGTTCGGGGGTGAGTGGTACCGGCTGAGGCGTTTGGCGCCGACTCAGATGCGGGAGGGCTGCGCGAGTACGACCAATGGCGCGGCGAGTGCGGTGTTCTGCGCTTTAGCGCTCGAGGTTCCTGACTTCGGCAGGATCGGCAGGGCTACACCGCTGCGGTTGGCTTGACCACCATCAGCCAGAAAATCGCGATCACGCTCAGGAACGCCGGCCACCCCAGCCAGAACCACCACAACATCGTGCGGCGGTAGCTCGCCGGCAACGGCGCTTGCTCGGCCGCGGCCTGCGCCGCCAGCCGCCGCGCGCGCGCCTGCAGCCACAGCACCGGCAACCAGCAGGCGCCGACCACGAAGAACAGGATCAGCGCGGTCTTGAGCCAGAACACCGTCGGCGGCATGCCCAGCAGGTGCATCAGCCACAACCCGGTGCCGAACTGCACCACCACCGCCGGCGCGGTGAAGCAGGCGTCGGCGATGACCACGGTGCGCGCGGTTTCGGCGATGACCTTGGGATCGCCGCGGCGGTGCGCGATCCAGAAGAAGAAGGCGATGCCCAGGCCGGTGCCGAACAGCAGGGTCGAGGACAGGATGTGGATCCACTTCACCCACAGATAGATCATCGGCTTATCTCCGCTCCGCCAGCACCCAGGCCACCGCCAGCGCCGGCAGCAGGACCAGGTTCTTGGCCAGCCCGCCGAGCGGGTCCAGCCACTGCCCCGGCAACAGCGCGCCGAACGCCAGGGTGTAGGCGAGCACGCTGAACCCCATCAATCCCAACATCAGCCGCGGCCGCCAGCCGAACAGCAGGCCCAGCGCCAGCGCGGCGTCCAGGCCGGCGGTGACGCGCGCCAGCGCCACCGGCTGCCAATGCGCCAGCGGCGAACCGGCGACCATCGCCTCGATCGTCGCCGCCGGGGTCAGCCAGCCGGCCGCGGCCGAGATCAGCCACAGCGCGACGATCGCGACGGGCAAGCTCGGCGCCAGAAAATACAGCTGCGCCTGCCAGCGGTCCTGGACCTGGCTCGGCGTCGCCGCCAGCGCCTCGTCCAGGGCGACCGGCGCATGATCGAAATCGGCCCGCACCCGCGCATGCGCACCGGGCCGGGTGACGTTGCCGCGGCGGAGCATGCGCCACATGGTCTCGCCGACCGGCCCGCGGCCGAGCCGCTCGCCGATCGCCACCTGCAGGCTCACCAGCGACTCGGGAAACGCGACCGTAGCGTCGCCGTCGATGCGCAGCCAGCGCCGCCAGGTCGCCTGATACTCGCGCAGGCTCAGGGGCTGCGGCGCGCCGATCTCGTACACGCCGCGCTGGGCTCCGCCGGCGGCGCGCGCGGCGATCTCGCCCAGGTCTTCGGCTGCGACCGGCTGCAGCGGCCAGCGCCCGTCGCCGGGCAGCAGATGGCGTCCCGGGAACGCGGCCAGCGCGCGCAGCAGCGAGGTGCCGCCATAAGACCCGGACGCCGCGTAGACCACCGACGGGCGCAGCGCCACCGCGCTCAGCGGCAGTTGCAGCAGGGCCTCGTCGAAGCGGTGCTTGGAGGCGATGAACTCGCCGTCGGCCGGCTCGCCGAGCGCGGACAACTGGACGAAGCGCGGCACCCCGCCGTCGACGCAGGCCCGTGCCAGCGCCAGCGGGCCGTCGACGTGGATGGCCTGGAAGGTTTGCGCGCCGGTCTCGCGCAGGATGCCGGCGGCGTTGATCACCGCATCGACCCCGCGCAGGGTGTCGCGCCAGTCCTGCGGCGAGGTCATCCGCGCCAGATCGGCGCGGCGTTCGTCCGCGCGCAGCGGGCGGTGGGTATCGCGGATGCCGCGCAGCACGCGCCAGCCGTGGCGGCGCAGGGCGGCGATCAGGTAACCGGCGAGAAAGCCGTTGGCGCCGACGACGAGTGCGGTCTTGGTCGGAGCGGCGTCGGTCCGTGGCGCGCTTGCGCAAGCAGGGTCGTCCATGGGGCGACACGGTAGCAGAGCGCGTCGACGGCGGGGACTGTCAGAACCAGCGGCTTGCGGCGCGGGCTATCGCGGCCCTGCGTTGCCCTCACCCCAACCCTCTCCCGCAAGCGGGAGAGGGAGCGGTTGCGTCGCAACGGGATGCCTCATAACAGCCCCTCCGCACACGGGGCAGGAGCGGTTGCGTCGCTACGGAAGCCTTGCGGCAAAGCCCCTCTGTTATGCGCGAAAAGGGAGCGATTACGCCGTTACGGAAACCCTCGTATGCAAAGCCCCTCTCCCGCTTGCGGGAGAGGGGTTGGGGTGAGGGCTGCGGCCGGCCTCAGAGGATGTAGCGGCTCAAATCCGGATCCTGCACCAGCTCGCCCAGGTGCTGATCGACGTAGGCGCGATCGATCGTCACCGCCTGGCCGTCGCGGTCCGGCGCTTCATAGCTCAGCGTATCGAGCAGGCGCTCCAGCACCGTGTGCAGGCGGCGCGCGCCGATGTTTTCCTGACGCTCGTTGACCTGCGCGGCGATCTCGGCGAGGCGATCGACGGCGTCGGCGCTGAACTTCAGCTCGACGCCTTCGGTCTTGAGCAGCTCCACGTACTGGGTGGTCAACGCGGCCTTGGGCTCGGTCAGGATGCGGACGAAATCGTCCTTGCTCAACGCGCCGAGCTCGACCCGGATCGGGAAGCGGCCCTGCAGTTCCGGGATCAGGTCGCTGGGCTTGGCCAGATGGAACGCGCCGGAGGCGATGAACAGGATGTGGTCGGTCTTGACCGGGCCGTACTTGGTGCTGACGGTCGAGCCTTCGACCAGCGGCAGCAGGTCGCGCTGCACGCCCTCGCGGCTGACGTCGCCGCCGACCGCGCCGGCCTCGCTGCGCTTGGCGACCTTGTCGATCTCGTCGATGAAGACGATGCCGTGCTGTTCGCAGGCCTCGATCGCCGACTGGCGGATCTCGTCCTCGTTGACCAGCTTGGCCGCCTCTTCCTCGATCAGCTGCGGGCGCGCGGCCTTGATCGTCAGATGCTTCTTGTGGGTCTTGCCGCCGGCGACCTGGGAGAACATCTGCCGCAACTGCTGGCCCATCTCCTCCATGCCCGGCGGCGCCATGATGTCGACGCCGAGGTTGACCGCGGTTTCGATCTCGATCTCGCGCTGGTCCAGTTCGCCGGCGCGCAGTTGCTTGCGCAGCTTGGCGCGGGTGTCGCTGTCGGGCGCGCTGGTGTCCTGGGCCGGGGTCTCCGAACCGAAGCCGAAGCCGCCCGGCACCCGCTTGGGCAGCAGCGCGTCGAGGATGCGGTCCTCGGCGCGGTCTTCGGCCTGGGTGCGCAGACGCGCCTTGGCCTGCTCGCGATACAGCTTGACCGCGGTGTCGGCCAGGTCGCGCACGATCTGCTCGACGTCCTTGCCGACGTAGCCGACCTCGGTGAAGCGGGTCGCCTCGACCTTGACGAAGGGCGCGTTGGCCAGCGTCGCCAGGCGCCGCGCGATCTCGGTCTTGCCGACGCCGGTCGGACCGATCATGAGGATGTTCTTGGGCATGACCTCGTTGCGCAGATCGTCGGCGAGCTGCATCCGGCGCCAACGGTTGCGCAGCGCGATCGCGACCGCGCGCTTGGCCGAATGCTGGCCGACGATGTGACGGTCCAGCTCCTGCACGATCTCGCGCGGGGTCATGGTGGCGTGTGAGTTGTCGGGTTTCATGATGGGGGGCGGGAATGGGGAATGGAGAATCGGGAATCGTTGGAGCTAAGCGGACGGGCGGGGCGGAACGGGACGAATCGCTCTTGCGATTCCCTATTCCCTATTCCCGATTCCCGGCTTACAGCTCCTCGACCACCACGTTGCGATTCGTATAGATGCACACGTCGCCGGCGATGCCGATGGCTTCGGTGGCGATGGTGCGGGCATCGAGCTGGGTGTGGGCGATCAGCGCGCGCGCGGCGGACAGGGCGTACATGCCGCCGGAGCCGATCGCGATGATGCCGTCTTCGGGCTCGATCACATCGCCGGTGCCGCTGATGATCAGCGAGGTTTCCTTGTCGGCGACCGCGAGCAGCGCTTCGAGCTTGCCCAGGCGACGCTCGGTGCGCCAATCCTTGGCCAGCTCCACGGCGGCGCGGGTCAACTGGCCGTGCTTCTCGAGTTTGGCCTCGAACAGTTCGAACAGGGTGAAGGCATCGGCGGCGGCGCCGGCGAAACCGGCGAGCACCTGGCCTTCGCGGCCGAGCCGGCGCACCTTGCGGGCGTTGCCCTTCATCACCGTGTGGCCGAGCGTGACCTGGCCGTCGCCGGCGACGGCGACGCGGCCGTCGCGGCGGACCGAGACGATGGTGGTGGCGTGGAAAACGTTGGGATTCTGGCTGGGGTCCATGGCGGGCTCCGGGGTAACTCTCCCGAAGTGGGGCTGGCCCCGGCCGGTTCAAGCCCCGAGCCGGGAGCGGCGACGCCGCTCCCGGGCCGCGTTCACTCGGCGTAGTCGCGCTCCCGGCACTCGGTTTCGGCGTCGGGCTCGGCTTCGTAATCGAGGTAGTAATAGGCGTGCCACAGGCGCGCGCTGCGCAGCGGCTTGCCCTTCCAAGCGGTGAAATGAATGCCTTCGCGGCTGCCGCAAGTGCGCAGGGACGCAGGCGCCGCACCGTCGAACGCGATCATGCCGGTCCAGTAGCTGTTCTCCTCGTCCGGCGTCTTGTCCAGGCGCACGGCATAGGCTTTCGCCGCCGGTTCGTCGGGCTCCACGCTGGCGTTCTCCAGCGATTCGCACGGTTTGGACAAGGCCGACACCACCTGCCCACGCAGCGGCGGCGACCCGTCGAACGCCGGCCCCGGGCTGAGAATGCTCACCGCCAGCGGAAACCGGACGATCTTGCGATGGGTCATGACGCAGCCGACCCGGTCCTGGCCGCCGGCCAGGCCGTAACTCTCGCGAGCGGGCGCTTGCTTCGCCGCCGGCGCATTCGTCGCCGCGCCCATCGCCAACACCACCGCCAATAACGTTTGCATCGCACCATTCCTTGGTTTGCTGAGAAGTGCGGAATCTTAGTTCCGGCCGCCCGCATCCCGCTTGCCGATAGTGCCGATGCGGTCACGCTTGCACAGTTGCAGCGAGAAAACGGCGCGCGGGCATGCCCAGCGGGCGAAAGCCCGGCCCTCGCTGCTGCCCGCTTACTCCTCGCGCTTGCGCTTGGCCCGCGGATGCGCCGCGTCGTAGACCTTGGCCAGATGCTGGTAATCCAGATGGGTGTAGATCTGGGTGGTGGCGATGTCGGCGTGGCCGAGCAGCTCCTGCACGCCGCGCAGGTCGCCGGAGGATTCGAGGATGTGGCTGGCGAAGGAATGCCGCAGCAAGTGCGGGTGCACGCGTTTGAACAGGCCCTGGCGCTGCGCCAGTTGGCGGATGCGCAGTTGGATCGCGCGCGGCGTGATCGGACCGCCGCCGCGGCCGGGGAACACCGGCGCGTCGTTGCCGGCGCCGTTGGAGGCGCGCCATTCGCGCAACGCCGCCGACGCGTACGAGCCCAGCGGCACGCTGCGCTGCTTGTTGCCCTTGCCGAGCACGGTGACCAGGCCTTCGCCGAGGTCGAGGTCGCGCCAACGCAAGGCGCACAGCTCGCTGAGGCGGATGCCCGAGGAATAGAACAGCTCCAGCAGGGCGCGGTCGCGCAGGCCCAGCGGCGCGTCGGTCGGCACCTCGACCAGGGCCTTGGCCTCGTCCGGGTCCAGCACCTGCGGCAGCTTGCGCGGCGCCTTGGGCGCGCGGATCGCCGCCGCCGGGCTGGCCGCCAGCGCGCCCTGCTTGACCTGCCAGCCGTAGAAGCTGCGGCAGGCCGACAGGCGCCGTTGCAGGCTCTTCGGGGTCAGCCCGCGCCGATGTTCGGCGGCGATGAAGCCGCGCAGGTCCTCGGCCTGCAGCGTCAGCACGTCCTCGTCGCCGCGCTGGCGCTCGCTCCACTGGCTCAGTGCGTCCAGATCGCGCCGGTAAGCGTCCAGGGTATGCGCGGACATGCGCTTCTCGACCTGCAGATGGGCGAGGAAAGCTTCGACGGCGGCGACGGACACGTTACGGGCGCTCCACGACGGCGAACGCCGTCGTCGACCGCATCTTGCGACCGCCTGCTGTAGATGTCGAGCGTGACGGCCGAAGCGAGGTCAGTTACCGGGCTGCAGGCTCAGCCGGTCGAGCCGGTAACGCATCTCCTCGCGTACTTCCGGCTCCGGATGCGAAAGCGCGTAATGCCGCAATGCCGCGATCGCGTCGGGCGTGCCGATATCGGCGAAGGCATGGCTGAACCACTTGGCGATCGC includes:
- a CDS encoding GNAT family N-acetyltransferase, with product MPAAPVPLSIRAYQLSDWPRLCQIHDRARLDELQRSAGVAAFRSLARTAHSEGLFDGRLDVAEVDGVVRGFVAFQPKSLNWLYVDPDSYRQGVGRALLRHAIACSGPVISTQALEGNEPAIALYRSEGFVELERRPGRLAGSDEFPAVGVILERRVRG
- a CDS encoding DUF2269 domain-containing protein, with product MIYLWVKWIHILSSTLLFGTGLGIAFFFWIAHRRGDPKVIAETARTVVIADACFTAPAVVVQFGTGLWLMHLLGMPPTVFWLKTALILFFVVGACWLPVLWLQARARRLAAQAAAEQAPLPASYRRTMLWWFWLGWPAFLSVIAIFWLMVVKPTAAV
- a CDS encoding NAD-dependent epimerase/dehydratase family protein codes for the protein MDDPACASAPRTDAAPTKTALVVGANGFLAGYLIAALRRHGWRVLRGIRDTHRPLRADERRADLARMTSPQDWRDTLRGVDAVINAAGILRETGAQTFQAIHVDGPLALARACVDGGVPRFVQLSALGEPADGEFIASKHRFDEALLQLPLSAVALRPSVVYAASGSYGGTSLLRALAAFPGRHLLPGDGRWPLQPVAAEDLGEIAARAAGGAQRGVYEIGAPQPLSLREYQATWRRWLRIDGDATVAFPESLVSLQVAIGERLGRGPVGETMWRMLRRGNVTRPGAHARVRADFDHAPVALDEALAATPSQVQDRWQAQLYFLAPSLPVAIVALWLISAAAGWLTPAATIEAMVAGSPLAHWQPVALARVTAGLDAALALGLLFGWRPRLMLGLMGFSVLAYTLAFGALLPGQWLDPLGGLAKNLVLLPALAVAWVLAERR
- the hslU gene encoding ATP-dependent protease ATPase subunit HslU: MTPREIVQELDRHIVGQHSAKRAVAIALRNRWRRMQLADDLRNEVMPKNILMIGPTGVGKTEIARRLATLANAPFVKVEATRFTEVGYVGKDVEQIVRDLADTAVKLYREQAKARLRTQAEDRAEDRILDALLPKRVPGGFGFGSETPAQDTSAPDSDTRAKLRKQLRAGELDQREIEIETAVNLGVDIMAPPGMEEMGQQLRQMFSQVAGGKTHKKHLTIKAARPQLIEEEAAKLVNEDEIRQSAIEACEQHGIVFIDEIDKVAKRSEAGAVGGDVSREGVQRDLLPLVEGSTVSTKYGPVKTDHILFIASGAFHLAKPSDLIPELQGRFPIRVELGALSKDDFVRILTEPKAALTTQYVELLKTEGVELKFSADAVDRLAEIAAQVNERQENIGARRLHTVLERLLDTLSYEAPDRDGQAVTIDRAYVDQHLGELVQDPDLSRYIL
- the hslV gene encoding ATP-dependent protease subunit HslV — its product is MDPSQNPNVFHATTIVSVRRDGRVAVAGDGQVTLGHTVMKGNARKVRRLGREGQVLAGFAGAAADAFTLFELFEAKLEKHGQLTRAAVELAKDWRTERRLGKLEALLAVADKETSLIISGTGDVIEPEDGIIAIGSGGMYALSAARALIAHTQLDARTIATEAIGIAGDVCIYTNRNVVVEEL
- the xerC gene encoding tyrosine recombinase XerC: MSVAAVEAFLAHLQVEKRMSAHTLDAYRRDLDALSQWSERQRGDEDVLTLQAEDLRGFIAAEHRRGLTPKSLQRRLSACRSFYGWQVKQGALAASPAAAIRAPKAPRKLPQVLDPDEAKALVEVPTDAPLGLRDRALLELFYSSGIRLSELCALRWRDLDLGEGLVTVLGKGNKQRSVPLGSYASAALREWRASNGAGNDAPVFPGRGGGPITPRAIQLRIRQLAQRQGLFKRVHPHLLRHSFASHILESSGDLRGVQELLGHADIATTQIYTHLDYQHLAKVYDAAHPRAKRKREE